The following proteins are co-located in the Armatimonadota bacterium genome:
- a CDS encoding cellulase family glycosylhydrolase gives MRSNFKKVSLLAIAMSVLAPSAHAQDDPEWLDGFTDPIPKALRTGINLDGIYQADWQYMESRPCYDDRRLTVMLTDHDFLKIREAGFEHVRIPVSPVAFGVHDQSGAVDPQYVFKRNANDTGFDSYWPVGYHIDAHENFAALAADIMSAQAHDLEIIIDCHPWLVSQSHYNSAWTKGIATKPPSGTFMENFCTDGPLPIPITQNHPLPKFWSSFLHELRFHLEVMENPLNGSNVFKGVHFEVLNEPMVNFWGGGAPRYSEGIGVHTLPSQFETWKFDQLENWKSIQAQAIKAIYSEVDPEGSRVIVSTLTNLVDSYGLQKRDLAQFPVITYQFTPYRIADMEAMDCPGDYARRLIYAYHPYLPFNYTHKVEVALRDTFYYKKRDYGNDPVTPWTTATLNYRDNTLETENSSTRTRAMPYMLQWLEDNNHPAVIATEFGAIKRESEHYDEPLQPPTGPSLLTINDWQRLKWHYDMRTLLEAQSSGWTVFGYTSTWGMTGRFVYLQRFFLSDNPIYHRSESRDGSAVFDPEMMNALFGDSRPNGDGVDD, from the coding sequence ATGCGATCAAATTTCAAGAAAGTCTCGTTACTCGCAATTGCGATGTCGGTTCTAGCTCCTTCCGCACATGCTCAGGATGATCCGGAATGGTTAGATGGATTCACAGACCCAATTCCCAAGGCTCTGCGGACAGGCATCAACCTAGATGGCATCTACCAAGCGGATTGGCAATACATGGAGAGTCGTCCATGTTATGACGATCGACGATTGACCGTCATGTTGACAGACCATGACTTTCTAAAAATCCGCGAGGCAGGCTTTGAGCATGTTCGGATTCCTGTTTCGCCTGTCGCATTTGGCGTTCATGATCAATCAGGGGCCGTGGACCCACAGTACGTATTCAAACGGAATGCCAATGACACCGGATTCGATAGCTATTGGCCAGTTGGATATCACATCGATGCGCATGAGAATTTCGCCGCTTTGGCTGCCGACATCATGTCTGCACAGGCGCACGATCTCGAAATCATTATTGACTGTCATCCATGGTTGGTATCCCAATCTCATTACAACTCTGCCTGGACAAAGGGAATCGCGACCAAACCACCTTCCGGAACGTTCATGGAGAACTTCTGTACGGATGGTCCGTTACCGATTCCGATTACTCAGAACCATCCTTTGCCAAAGTTCTGGTCTTCGTTTTTGCATGAACTCCGCTTCCACCTCGAGGTGATGGAAAATCCTTTGAATGGAAGTAATGTCTTTAAAGGCGTCCACTTTGAAGTGCTGAACGAGCCAATGGTCAATTTCTGGGGCGGCGGTGCTCCGCGGTATTCGGAGGGAATTGGCGTTCACACACTGCCTTCACAGTTCGAGACCTGGAAATTTGACCAGTTGGAAAATTGGAAATCCATACAAGCACAGGCGATCAAAGCTATTTACAGCGAAGTTGACCCCGAAGGTAGCCGAGTCATCGTTTCGACCCTGACCAATTTGGTCGATAGCTACGGATTGCAAAAGAGAGACCTCGCGCAGTTTCCTGTAATTACTTACCAATTCACACCATACCGGATCGCAGACATGGAAGCTATGGACTGCCCCGGAGATTATGCTCGACGACTCATTTATGCATACCATCCATATCTGCCTTTCAATTACACCCACAAAGTAGAAGTGGCCCTGCGCGATACGTTCTATTATAAGAAGCGTGATTACGGTAATGATCCAGTGACCCCGTGGACGACGGCCACTCTCAATTACCGAGATAACACGTTAGAGACTGAGAATAGCAGTACCCGAACGCGAGCAATGCCGTATATGCTCCAGTGGCTTGAGGACAACAACCACCCAGCTGTGATTGCAACGGAATTTGGCGCCATTAAGAGGGAAAGCGAGCACTATGATGAACCGTTACAGCCGCCCACTGGCCCCTCATTATTGACGATTAATGACTGGCAACGACTAAAGTGGCACTATGACATGCGCACCTTGCTCGAAGCGCAAAGTTCGGGCTGGACGGTGTTCGGCTACACCAGCACTTGGGGTATGACGGGTAGGTTCGTTTATCTGCAGCGATTCTTCTTGTCCGATAACCCGATTTATCACCGAAGTGAATCTCGAGATGGAAGCGCCGTTTTCGATCCAGAGATGATGAACGCTTTATTCGGAGACTCGAGGCCGAACGGAGATGGTGTAGATGATTAA
- a CDS encoding PEP-CTERM sorting domain-containing protein (PEP-CTERM proteins occur, often in large numbers, in the proteomes of bacteria that also encode an exosortase, a predicted intramembrane cysteine proteinase. The presence of a PEP-CTERM domain at a protein's C-terminus predicts cleavage within the sorting domain, followed by covalent anchoring to some some component of the (usually Gram-negative) cell surface. Many PEP-CTERM proteins exhibit an unusual sequence composition that includes large numbers of potential glycosylation sites. Expression of one such protein has been shown restore the ability of a bacterium to form floc, a type of biofilm.): protein MIKKYSTFVLLLTCSVSHALTWSMREVVPSGEFDVVISGINNAGQIAASSQYNQRALRINPDGSTNVLQASDTGYRFTAAGGINENGEVAVFGERRTESPGSKVSYWTPGVGLTGLVAPDPGEYFSVQSFAINNSRSAVGWAQWAGPGGSVPSGIATYYSPDSGGYLVPGNWDGDNLARDINDAGNIVGCVNLNPIRWNQDGSYTSLALAGHYGVATSINSSGMISGVLNSSSRRYLAIWNAAGQLVQKIDIGSRIPVPSAPTDYSFINDNGDVVVTGVVNGAARQFFWSQSTGILDFTDSISNRNGFNLTIRGINNRREIICNGYLGTNYKYNLLLTPVPEPSELVALGVGLVGVGLTRLKRKAA from the coding sequence ATGATTAAGAAGTATTCGACTTTCGTCCTATTGCTTACTTGCAGCGTATCTCACGCACTGACTTGGTCGATGCGTGAGGTCGTGCCATCAGGGGAGTTCGACGTCGTTATCTCTGGCATTAATAACGCGGGGCAAATCGCTGCAAGTTCTCAATATAACCAAAGGGCTTTGCGAATAAATCCAGATGGTTCGACGAATGTCCTGCAAGCCAGCGATACAGGATATCGGTTCACGGCGGCTGGGGGCATAAACGAGAATGGTGAAGTTGCCGTGTTCGGTGAACGGCGCACAGAAAGTCCGGGCTCAAAAGTGAGTTATTGGACGCCTGGTGTGGGACTTACGGGTTTAGTCGCTCCGGATCCTGGCGAGTATTTTTCGGTCCAGAGTTTCGCGATCAATAATTCACGTTCCGCAGTCGGTTGGGCGCAGTGGGCAGGTCCGGGCGGCAGTGTTCCTTCAGGGATTGCAACGTATTACTCGCCGGATTCGGGCGGATACCTTGTTCCTGGGAACTGGGATGGAGACAATCTCGCCAGAGACATTAACGATGCTGGGAACATCGTGGGCTGTGTGAACTTGAATCCGATTCGCTGGAACCAAGACGGAAGTTACACATCGCTGGCGCTCGCCGGGCACTACGGCGTCGCAACAAGCATCAACTCAAGCGGAATGATCAGTGGTGTATTGAACAGTTCGTCGAGAAGGTACTTAGCGATTTGGAATGCGGCCGGACAATTGGTTCAAAAAATCGACATCGGTTCAAGAATCCCCGTCCCCAGTGCTCCCACCGACTACAGCTTCATCAATGACAACGGCGATGTTGTAGTGACCGGCGTTGTCAATGGTGCTGCAAGGCAATTCTTCTGGTCTCAGTCGACCGGAATTCTTGACTTTACTGACTCAATTTCGAATCGGAATGGGTTCAACTTGACTATCAGGGGGATCAATAACCGTCGGGAAATCATCTGCAACGGATATTTGGGAACTAACTACAAGTACAACCTGCTCCTCACGCCAGTGCCGGAGCCATCTGAGCTGGTTGCTCTCGGAGTTGGGCTGGTGGGCGTCGGCCTCACCCGCCTCAAGAGAAAAGCGGCCTGA
- the atpD gene encoding F0F1 ATP synthase subunit beta, translated as MPSVGKVIQVMGPVVDCRFSTDSLPGIYNAISIVDEKRGINLTCEVAQHLGDDIVRTVALASTDGLVRGMDAVDSGNPIKVPVGDATLGRVFNLLGNPIDILESGEHAGTAEQRQAKAAKLAEAPRLPIHRQPPTFKDQSVKVELLVTGLKVIDLLVPFNKGGKIGLFGGAGLGKTVTIQELIRNIAVEASGVAVFAGVGERTREGNDLWLEMSEAEYADPNGPIERDGKKYSRVIDKTAMVFGQMNEPPGARLRVALTALTMAEYFRDEIGTDVLIFVDNVFRFVQAGSEVSALLGRMPSAVGYQPTLATEMGFLQERITSTNKGSVTSVQAVYVPADDPTDPAPATTFSHLDAYIYLERAIASKGLFPAVDPLASTSKNLDPAIVGEEHYMVARAVQVILQRYKELQDIIAILGIDELSDEDKLLVSRARKIERFMSQPFFVAEQFTGNAGKFVSLADTIKSFKALIDGELDEVPEQAFLYCGGLEDVYAKAEKLKA; from the coding sequence ATGCCTAGCGTCGGCAAAGTTATTCAAGTTATGGGCCCCGTGGTGGACTGCCGGTTCAGCACAGACAGCCTTCCCGGAATTTATAACGCGATTTCGATCGTGGACGAAAAGCGAGGAATCAACCTCACCTGCGAAGTTGCTCAGCACCTTGGCGATGACATTGTTCGAACAGTTGCGTTGGCTTCGACCGACGGTCTTGTTCGCGGAATGGACGCCGTTGATTCGGGCAACCCGATTAAGGTTCCTGTTGGCGATGCCACTCTCGGCCGAGTTTTTAACCTCCTCGGCAACCCGATTGACATTTTAGAATCGGGCGAGCACGCTGGTACCGCCGAACAACGCCAAGCCAAGGCCGCCAAGTTGGCCGAAGCCCCACGTCTTCCAATCCACCGCCAACCGCCTACCTTTAAGGATCAGAGTGTGAAGGTGGAATTGCTCGTCACCGGTCTGAAGGTTATTGACCTTCTCGTTCCATTTAACAAGGGTGGAAAGATTGGTCTGTTTGGTGGTGCTGGTCTGGGCAAGACGGTGACCATTCAAGAGCTGATTCGAAACATCGCTGTGGAAGCTTCTGGTGTTGCTGTGTTTGCTGGCGTGGGCGAGCGAACTCGTGAAGGCAACGACCTCTGGCTTGAAATGTCTGAAGCCGAATACGCCGATCCAAACGGTCCGATCGAGCGCGATGGCAAGAAATACAGCCGCGTTATCGACAAGACTGCGATGGTGTTTGGTCAGATGAACGAGCCACCAGGAGCACGTCTCCGAGTCGCTCTGACCGCGCTCACCATGGCCGAGTATTTCCGCGATGAAATCGGCACCGACGTTCTGATCTTCGTGGACAACGTTTTCCGATTCGTGCAAGCGGGTTCGGAGGTTTCGGCGCTTCTCGGCCGAATGCCTTCCGCTGTGGGTTACCAGCCAACTCTGGCCACAGAAATGGGCTTCTTGCAAGAGCGAATTACCTCGACCAACAAAGGTTCGGTGACTTCGGTTCAAGCTGTTTACGTTCCTGCTGACGACCCTACAGACCCTGCGCCAGCAACCACTTTTAGCCACTTGGACGCTTACATTTATTTGGAACGCGCCATTGCTTCAAAGGGCTTGTTCCCTGCGGTTGACCCACTGGCTTCGACTTCCAAGAACCTCGACCCGGCGATCGTCGGTGAAGAGCACTACATGGTCGCTCGAGCTGTCCAGGTGATCTTGCAGCGCTACAAGGAACTCCAAGACATCATCGCGATTCTCGGTATCGACGAATTGTCGGACGAAGACAAGCTCCTCGTCTCCCGAGCGCGAAAGATCGAAAGGTTCATGTCGCAGCCGTTCTTCGTTGCAGAGCAGTTCACCGGTAACGCTGGAAAGTTCGTCTCGCTCGCTGATACCATCAAGAGCTTCAAAGCGCTCATCGATGGAGAACTGGACGAAGTCCCAGAGCAAGCATTCTTGTACTGCGGCGGACTCGAAGACGTTTACGCCAAGGCCGAAAAGCTCAAGGCATAA